Proteins co-encoded in one Methylobacterium sp. WL1 genomic window:
- the motA gene encoding flagellar motor stator protein MotA: MRLIVGTLIVFACVFGSYAAMGGHLLVLWQPFEFVIILGAAIGAFVIGNTGPVLKAVPAMLGTLVKGPKYTQKSYVELLGMQYSLFKLAKSKGAMALEPHIEDPGESTLFNAFPTFAANHHAVEFVCDYMRMVTLGANNVYEIDALMDEELQTHHQEQERVVSAMQALADGTPALGIVAAVLGVIKTMGAIKEPPEVLGHLIGGALVGTFFGVFVAYGFFGPMAQSLKSLFEAESKYYLSLKAGLLAHIGGQPPVMAVEFARKSLMSDVRPTFNEVEAATAALPAQI, from the coding sequence ATGCGGCTGATCGTCGGCACATTGATCGTCTTTGCCTGCGTCTTCGGCAGCTACGCGGCGATGGGTGGCCACCTGCTCGTCCTGTGGCAGCCGTTCGAATTCGTCATCATTCTCGGTGCCGCGATCGGCGCCTTCGTCATCGGCAATACCGGGCCGGTGCTCAAGGCCGTGCCCGCCATGCTGGGTACGCTCGTGAAGGGGCCGAAATACACGCAGAAGAGCTATGTTGAGCTGCTGGGGATGCAGTACTCGTTGTTCAAGCTTGCGAAGTCGAAGGGCGCGATGGCGCTCGAGCCGCACATCGAGGATCCGGGCGAGTCGACGCTGTTCAACGCCTTCCCGACCTTTGCCGCGAACCATCACGCTGTCGAGTTCGTCTGCGACTACATGCGGATGGTGACGCTGGGCGCCAACAACGTCTACGAGATCGACGCGCTGATGGATGAGGAACTGCAGACGCACCACCAGGAGCAGGAGCGTGTCGTCTCGGCCATGCAGGCGCTCGCCGACGGGACCCCGGCGCTCGGCATCGTCGCCGCCGTGCTGGGCGTCATCAAGACGATGGGGGCGATCAAGGAGCCGCCGGAGGTGCTGGGCCATCTGATCGGCGGGGCGCTGGTCGGCACCTTCTTCGGCGTCTTCGTCGCCTATGGCTTCTTCGGGCCCATGGCGCAGTCGCTCAAGAGCCTCTTCGAGGCGGAGTCCAAATACTACCTGTCCCTCAAGGCGGGTCTGCTCGCCCATATCGGCGGCCAGCCCCCGGTGATGGCGGTGGAATTCGCCCGCAAGTCTCTGATGAGCGACGTCCGCCCGACCTTCAACGAAGTGGAAGCGGCAACCGCCGCTCTGCCCGCTCAGATCTGA
- a CDS encoding flagellar motor protein MotB, translating to MTTIIIKKVKKAGHAHHGGAWKIAYADFVTAMMAFFLLMWLISMTTQEQKNGLAEYFAPSASSPATSGAGGMLYGTALDTSGNKASTPRDAARGSVEREDTTRATTPGRASDLDASRQAASVQADYSAIASLRQALQTLPDIAELSKNIVIEPTKEGVNVSLVDQDGRSMFREGSVEPHERTRRVLETLAPALRQLPNRLSVTGHTSATRPGSARVIEPWNLTAGRALAVREILAGSGVPNDNFTSVVGRADTEPVYPDNPYLAPNRRVTITLLHANPPVPANLFR from the coding sequence ATGACCACGATCATCATCAAGAAGGTCAAGAAGGCCGGTCATGCGCACCATGGCGGGGCCTGGAAGATCGCCTATGCGGACTTCGTGACCGCCATGATGGCGTTCTTCCTGCTGATGTGGCTGATCAGCATGACGACCCAGGAGCAGAAGAACGGGTTGGCGGAATACTTCGCGCCTTCGGCGTCGAGCCCCGCGACCAGTGGCGCGGGCGGAATGCTGTACGGCACCGCCCTCGACACGTCCGGCAACAAGGCGTCCACGCCCCGCGACGCAGCGAGGGGCTCCGTCGAGCGGGAGGATACGACGCGCGCGACCACTCCGGGCCGCGCCAGCGATCTCGATGCCAGCCGCCAGGCCGCCAGCGTGCAGGCCGATTACAGCGCCATCGCCAGCCTCCGGCAGGCGCTCCAGACGTTGCCCGACATCGCCGAGCTGTCGAAGAATATCGTGATCGAGCCGACCAAGGAGGGCGTGAACGTGTCCCTCGTGGACCAGGACGGCCGCTCCATGTTCCGCGAGGGCTCCGTCGAGCCCCACGAGCGCACCCGTCGCGTCCTGGAGACGCTCGCGCCCGCCCTGCGTCAGCTGCCCAACCGCCTGTCCGTCACCGGCCACACGTCCGCCACGCGCCCGGGCTCGGCGCGGGTCATCGAGCCCTGGAATCTCACCGCCGGGCGTGCGCTCGCCGTGCGCGAGATCCTGGCGGGGTCCGGGGTTCCCAACGACAACTTCACCTCCGTGGTGGGACGCGCCGACACCGAGCCGGTTTACCCCGACAATCCCTACCTCGCGCCGAACCGGCGGGTGACGATCACCCTGCTCCACGCGAACCCGCCGGTGCCCGCGAACCTGTTCCGCTGA
- a CDS encoding phosphoenolpyruvate carboxylase — MQHESSREPEELERHLLGLIENAREQAREDPFRNPVLAVTLAITRRFDRNEIAADDLDGLFERLRAPALAARAERLRGYVGLEAGPADADAAIPARLVAAAPGGPDGVSTFAAFIHRIAFAVVFTAHPTFGMPRAVATLLAQAASLPDAAARADLIARAAALSTRPDAPITLDVEFEQACAAANNGRLALDAFNGALLDAARTRWPESWTDLTPRPFAIASWVGCDTDGRTDIGWWDTLRYRLISKRMQFDRVMRDLPDTAACREVRALAAEALAAVNRQLAVAPRLGDKPSLEAVHRFALALIIERERAQTDAGALVAGLTAALEGADAADKRAIAILRSGVATHGLSNALPHFRLNASQIHNAVRRVIDLEGEPTDSAQRRSHLATIHSLLNDVRPVAVDFGALAAERASAARLMMTIAQILKHVDGTHPVRFLIAETETGYTLLAALWLARHYGIADKLEITPLFETASALEQGIRVLDDALRNPHWRQYLKRIGRLTVQFGYSDSGRYVGQLAATFWIERLRLRITEMLVQNGLADVELTIFDTHGESIGRGAHPTSLRDRLAYLAPEDARDRARKAGLKVRLESSFQGTDGYLLYGTEALAQASVARIAEHVYALDIAEDDSFSDYALNDTAVGGDAKDDPIYSEPDFALEFFTAARQDMEALVDDPGYAALLGTFGPSLIDRTGSRPVARQTDNGGPARITHPTQMRAIPNNAILHQLGFLANSLHGIGRAAQRGPDLFRDMRRDSVRFSRAFRLVQHAAALGDLDVLRAYIDTLDPAVWLERARRTQKDFRREELVVIAGALERLDLASSLRGLFGRLTRDWLALTTAAPDLPGMSARLTLLHALRLALIHRIWFLAVHIPGFRPQAGISREQLLERVLRLDIDGCLTLLDAIFPITPDPTLGLNFGEPAGPRDVGTYEAEHANLFQPIRRLFDQVREISGMIQHEVGAFG; from the coding sequence ATGCAGCACGAGTCGAGTCGCGAGCCGGAGGAGCTGGAGAGGCATCTCCTGGGCCTGATCGAGAACGCCCGGGAGCAGGCCCGGGAGGACCCGTTCCGCAACCCCGTCCTGGCCGTGACGCTCGCGATCACCCGCCGGTTCGACCGCAACGAGATCGCGGCCGACGACCTCGACGGCCTGTTCGAGCGGCTGCGCGCCCCGGCCCTGGCGGCCCGGGCGGAGCGGCTGCGGGGCTATGTCGGGCTCGAGGCCGGGCCGGCCGACGCGGATGCCGCGATCCCCGCGCGTCTGGTCGCCGCCGCCCCCGGCGGACCGGACGGCGTCTCGACCTTCGCGGCCTTCATCCACCGCATCGCCTTCGCGGTGGTGTTCACGGCGCATCCGACCTTCGGCATGCCGCGCGCCGTGGCGACGCTGCTGGCACAGGCCGCCAGCCTGCCCGACGCGGCCGCCCGCGCCGACCTGATCGCCCGCGCCGCCGCGCTCTCCACCCGGCCGGACGCGCCGATCACCCTCGACGTCGAGTTCGAACAGGCCTGCGCGGCGGCCAACAACGGACGGCTCGCCCTGGACGCGTTCAACGGTGCCCTGCTGGACGCCGCCCGCACCCGCTGGCCCGAAAGCTGGACCGATCTGACCCCCCGCCCCTTCGCCATCGCCAGCTGGGTCGGCTGCGACACCGACGGGCGCACCGACATCGGCTGGTGGGACACCCTGCGCTACCGGCTGATCTCCAAGCGCATGCAGTTCGACCGGGTGATGCGCGACCTGCCCGACACCGCCGCCTGCCGGGAGGTCCGGGCGTTGGCCGCGGAGGCGCTCGCCGCGGTCAACCGCCAGCTCGCGGTCGCCCCCCGGCTCGGCGACAAGCCGTCGCTCGAAGCGGTGCACCGGTTCGCCCTCGCGCTGATCATCGAGCGCGAGCGCGCCCAGACCGATGCCGGCGCCCTGGTCGCCGGGCTCACCGCCGCACTCGAGGGCGCCGACGCCGCCGACAAGCGGGCGATCGCGATCCTGCGCTCGGGCGTGGCCACCCACGGCCTGTCGAACGCCCTGCCGCATTTCCGGCTGAACGCCAGCCAGATCCACAACGCCGTGCGCCGGGTGATCGACCTGGAGGGCGAGCCGACCGATTCCGCCCAGCGCCGCTCGCATCTGGCGACCATCCACAGCCTGCTCAACGACGTCCGCCCGGTGGCGGTGGATTTTGGCGCGCTGGCCGCCGAGCGGGCCTCGGCCGCCCGGTTGATGATGACCATCGCCCAGATCCTCAAGCACGTGGACGGCACCCACCCGGTGCGCTTCCTGATCGCCGAGACCGAGACCGGCTACACCCTGCTGGCCGCCCTGTGGCTGGCCCGCCATTACGGCATTGCCGACAAGCTCGAGATCACGCCCCTGTTCGAGACCGCGAGCGCCCTGGAGCAGGGCATCCGGGTGCTCGACGACGCCCTGCGCAACCCGCACTGGCGGCAGTACCTCAAGCGGATCGGCCGGCTGACGGTGCAGTTCGGCTACTCGGATTCCGGCCGCTATGTCGGTCAGCTCGCCGCCACCTTCTGGATCGAGCGGCTGCGCCTGCGCATCACCGAGATGCTGGTCCAGAACGGGCTGGCCGATGTCGAACTCACGATCTTCGACACCCACGGCGAATCGATCGGCCGGGGCGCCCACCCGACCTCCCTGCGCGACCGCCTGGCCTATCTCGCCCCCGAGGACGCCCGCGACCGCGCCCGCAAGGCCGGCCTCAAGGTGCGGCTCGAATCGAGCTTCCAGGGCACCGACGGCTACCTGCTCTACGGCACCGAGGCGCTGGCCCAGGCGAGCGTCGCCCGCATCGCCGAGCACGTCTACGCCCTCGACATCGCCGAGGACGACAGCTTCTCGGATTACGCGCTGAACGACACCGCGGTGGGGGGCGACGCCAAGGACGACCCGATCTACTCGGAGCCGGACTTCGCGCTGGAATTCTTCACCGCCGCCCGGCAGGACATGGAGGCCCTGGTCGACGATCCGGGCTACGCCGCCCTGCTCGGCACCTTCGGCCCGAGCCTGATCGACCGCACGGGCTCGCGCCCGGTGGCACGCCAGACCGACAACGGCGGGCCCGCGCGCATCACCCATCCGACCCAGATGCGGGCGATCCCCAACAACGCGATCCTGCACCAGCTCGGTTTTCTGGCCAATTCCCTCCACGGGATCGGCCGGGCCGCCCAGCGCGGCCCCGACCTGTTCCGCGACATGCGGCGGGATTCGGTGCGCTTCTCGCGGGCATTCCGGCTGGTCCAGCACGCCGCCGCCTTGGGCGACCTCGACGTGCTGCGCGCCTATATCGACACCCTCGACCCGGCGGTCTGGCTGGAGCGGGCCCGGCGCACCCAGAAGGATTTCCGCCGGGAGGAGCTGGTGGTGATCGCCGGCGCCCTGGAGCGCCTTGACCTCGCATCGTCCCTGCGCGGCCTGTTCGGCCGCCTGACCCGCGACTGGCTGGCGCTCACCACCGCCGCCCCGGACCTGCCCGGCATGTCGGCCCGCCTGACCCTGCTGCACGCCCTGCGGCTGGCGCTGATCCACCGGATCTGGTTCCTGGCGGTGCACATCCCGGGCTTCCGCCCGCAGGCCGGCATCTCCCGCGAGCAACTGCTGGAACGCGTCCTGCGCCTCGACATCGACGGTTGCCTGACGCTGCTCGACGCGATCTTCCCGATCACCCCGGACCCGACGCTCGGCCTCAACTTCGGCGAGCCCGCCGGCCCCCGGGATGTCGGCACCTACGAGGCCGAGCACGCCAACCTGTTCCAGCCGATCCGCCGCCTGTTCGACCAGGTGCGGGAGATTTCGGGGATGATCCAGCACGAGGTCGGGGCGTTCGGGTAG
- a CDS encoding four-helix bundle copper-binding protein, with the protein MAHTANADLQTCIEACLRCYQTCLGMMTNPCVEAGGPHVEPEHVRLMLSCAETCRACAHLMVIGSAVHRHQCRACAEICAASCEAVGDMDDCVRACRTCAETCRRMAA; encoded by the coding sequence ATGGCCCACACCGCGAACGCCGACCTGCAGACCTGCATCGAGGCTTGCCTGCGATGCTATCAGACCTGCCTCGGCATGATGACGAACCCGTGCGTCGAGGCCGGCGGCCCCCATGTCGAGCCGGAGCATGTCCGGCTGATGCTCTCCTGCGCCGAGACCTGCCGGGCCTGCGCGCACCTCATGGTGATCGGCAGCGCGGTGCACCGCCACCAGTGCCGGGCCTGCGCCGAGATCTGCGCGGCCTCCTGCGAGGCGGTGGGCGACATGGACGATTGCGTGCGGGCGTGCCGGACCTGCGCGGAGACCTGCCGGCGCATGGCCGCCTGA